Proteins from a genomic interval of Gordonia sp. SL306:
- a CDS encoding acyl-CoA dehydrogenase, translating into MAAPISRRDLEFLLYEWLDVEKLTSRDHFREHSRETFDAVLELSEDLATKRFAPANKLGDQNEPYVGDDGKVVLPDEISSGIAEFVKAGLMASSYDESLGGMQLPTVISRASSAWFQAANAAMSSYTFLTVGNANLLAEYGTPEQLDTWVRPMVEGRFFGTMCLSEPQAGSSLADITTKAEPMSDGTYRITGTKMWISAGDHELSENIVHLVLAKAPGGGPGVKGISLFIVPKYLADGTRNDVALVGLNHKMGNRATTNTLLNFGDGTHSPTSETGAVGYLVGEEHRGLSYMFHMMNEARIGVGFLATSLGYAGYLASLEYAKVRTQGRLVDQKDLSSKPVPIIEHADVKRMLLAQKSYVEGALALGLYCSKLVDEQSTSSGDEQARAGLLLDVLTPIAKSWPSQWCLEANSLAIQVHGGYGYTKEFDVEQYYRDNRLNPIHEGTHGIHGLDLLGRKVVMQGGAGLTLLAETIGATIDRAASGEATAEYATDLRKAVDQLVTTTAQAWSAGDPALSLANATAYLEAAGHIVVAWVWLEQLLAAADRTGDFYDGKRAAAQYFFRYELPKTAAQLSLVAALDRTTLDTDPVWF; encoded by the coding sequence CGGTACTCGAACTCAGCGAGGACCTGGCGACCAAGCGTTTCGCCCCGGCCAACAAGCTCGGCGACCAGAACGAGCCGTACGTCGGCGACGACGGCAAGGTCGTGTTGCCCGACGAGATCTCCTCGGGCATCGCCGAGTTCGTCAAGGCCGGCCTGATGGCGAGTTCGTACGACGAATCGCTGGGCGGCATGCAGCTCCCCACCGTGATCAGTCGGGCCTCGAGCGCATGGTTCCAGGCCGCCAACGCGGCGATGTCGTCGTACACATTCCTCACCGTCGGCAACGCGAATCTGCTCGCCGAGTACGGCACCCCCGAGCAGCTCGACACCTGGGTCCGCCCCATGGTCGAGGGCCGGTTCTTCGGCACGATGTGCCTCTCGGAACCGCAGGCAGGTTCGTCGCTGGCCGACATCACCACCAAGGCCGAGCCGATGTCCGACGGCACGTACCGGATCACCGGCACCAAGATGTGGATCTCGGCCGGCGACCACGAACTCTCCGAGAACATCGTGCACCTCGTGCTCGCGAAGGCACCAGGAGGCGGGCCCGGCGTCAAGGGCATCTCCTTGTTCATCGTGCCCAAATACCTGGCGGACGGCACCCGCAACGACGTTGCCCTCGTCGGCCTCAACCACAAGATGGGCAACCGGGCTACCACCAACACCCTGCTGAACTTCGGTGACGGCACGCACTCGCCGACGTCGGAGACAGGTGCTGTCGGCTACCTCGTCGGCGAGGAACACCGTGGCCTGAGCTACATGTTCCACATGATGAACGAGGCACGGATCGGGGTCGGATTCCTGGCCACGTCATTGGGATACGCGGGGTATCTCGCATCGCTCGAGTACGCGAAGGTCCGCACGCAGGGCCGTCTGGTCGACCAGAAGGACCTGTCGAGCAAACCCGTGCCGATCATCGAACACGCCGACGTCAAGCGGATGCTGCTTGCCCAGAAGTCCTATGTGGAGGGCGCTCTCGCGCTCGGCCTGTACTGCAGCAAACTGGTCGACGAGCAGTCCACCAGCAGTGGCGACGAGCAGGCTCGGGCGGGTCTGCTCCTCGACGTGCTCACCCCGATCGCGAAGAGCTGGCCGTCGCAGTGGTGCCTGGAGGCCAACAGCCTGGCCATCCAGGTGCACGGCGGCTACGGCTACACAAAGGAATTCGACGTCGAGCAGTACTACCGCGACAACCGGTTGAACCCGATTCACGAGGGCACCCACGGCATTCACGGGCTCGACCTGCTCGGCCGGAAGGTGGTCATGCAGGGCGGCGCGGGCCTCACCCTGCTCGCCGAGACGATCGGCGCGACCATCGATCGCGCAGCCTCCGGCGAAGCCACCGCGGAGTACGCCACCGACCTCCGGAAAGCTGTCGACCAGCTGGTCACCACCACGGCACAGGCGTGGTCGGCCGGCGATCCGGCGCTGTCGCTCGCCAATGCCACCGCGTATCTGGAGGCGGCCGGACACATCGTCGTGGCCTGGGTGTGGCTCGAGCAGCTCCTCGCGGCCGCTGACCGGACGGGCGACTTCTACGACGGCAAACGTGCTGCCGCCCAGTACTTCTTCCGTTACGAGCTGCCGAAGACGGCTGCGCAGCTGTCGCTGGTCGCCGCGCTCGACCGCACCACCCTGGACACCGACCCGGTCTGGTTCTGA
- a CDS encoding SDR family NAD(P)-dependent oxidoreductase: protein MSLLDMFDLTDKVVVVTGASSGLGVSFATGFAEAGADIVLAARRAERLADTAAKVEALGRRALCVPADVADPDQCQAVIDAAMETFGRVDVLINNAGVGTAVPATRETPDQFRSVVDVNLNGSYWMAQACGRVMQPGSAVVNISSVLGITTAGLPQAAYAASKAGVIGLTRDLAQQWASRKGIRVNAIAPGFFESEMTDTYHDGYLESQLPRVLLGRMGRGEELAATAVWLASPASGYVTGQTIAVDGGVTIT from the coding sequence ATGTCACTGTTGGACATGTTCGACCTGACCGACAAGGTCGTCGTCGTCACGGGCGCGTCGTCGGGTCTCGGGGTGTCGTTCGCCACCGGGTTCGCCGAGGCAGGAGCCGACATCGTGCTCGCCGCCCGGCGGGCCGAGCGCCTCGCCGACACCGCCGCCAAAGTGGAGGCCCTGGGCCGCAGAGCGCTGTGCGTGCCAGCCGACGTCGCCGATCCCGACCAGTGCCAGGCCGTCATCGATGCGGCGATGGAAACCTTCGGCCGGGTGGACGTCCTGATCAACAACGCCGGTGTGGGTACCGCCGTCCCGGCAACCCGCGAGACCCCCGATCAGTTCCGCTCTGTTGTCGATGTCAACCTCAACGGTTCGTACTGGATGGCCCAGGCATGCGGTCGGGTCATGCAACCCGGCAGCGCGGTCGTCAACATCTCCAGTGTCCTGGGCATCACCACCGCCGGACTGCCGCAGGCCGCATACGCGGCCAGCAAGGCAGGCGTCATCGGACTCACGCGCGATCTGGCCCAGCAATGGGCGTCGCGCAAGGGAATCCGGGTCAACGCGATCGCGCCGGGATTCTTCGAGAGCGAGATGACCGACACCTACCACGACGGCTATCTGGAGTCCCAGTTGCCGCGCGTTCTCCTCGGCCGGATGGGACGGGGCGAGGAACTCGCGGCCACGGCCGTGTGGCTGGCCTCGCCTGCTTCGGGTTACGTGACCGGGCAGACCATCGCGGTCGACGGTGGCGTCACCATCACCTAG
- a CDS encoding SGNH/GDSL hydrolase family protein — MRYVAVGDSFTEGVGDEPDGVHPRGWADLVAEGLAAEHGGVEYANLAIRGRLLGPIATEQIDAALALDPLPTLLTFNGGGNDMLRPGSDLAGLIELTRAAVRRCTAAGIEVVLLAGADPSSGLPFGEKIRGRGEYLTTEIATLATDEDLTFVDMFHDSEIRRPAYWSDDRLHLNPIGHQRVAAHVLRALGVHTIATPDRPNAPISGYRWTEDLRFTRSHLAPWVIRRLRGRSSGDDREAKHPMWTSVEPRGASR, encoded by the coding sequence ATGCGTTACGTTGCTGTCGGGGACAGTTTCACCGAAGGCGTCGGCGACGAGCCGGACGGCGTCCATCCTCGTGGGTGGGCCGACCTGGTCGCGGAAGGCCTCGCGGCCGAGCACGGCGGAGTCGAGTACGCCAACCTCGCGATCCGTGGACGCCTCCTGGGACCCATCGCCACCGAGCAGATCGATGCGGCACTCGCATTGGATCCGCTGCCCACGCTGCTCACCTTCAACGGCGGCGGCAACGACATGCTGCGCCCCGGCAGCGATCTCGCCGGGCTGATCGAACTCACGCGCGCAGCAGTGCGCCGGTGCACCGCGGCCGGAATCGAGGTCGTCTTGCTCGCCGGTGCGGATCCGTCGTCGGGACTGCCGTTCGGGGAGAAGATCCGTGGCCGCGGCGAATACCTGACCACCGAGATCGCCACCCTGGCGACCGACGAGGATCTGACCTTCGTCGACATGTTCCACGACAGCGAGATCCGGCGTCCGGCCTATTGGTCCGACGATCGACTCCACCTCAATCCGATCGGACACCAGCGGGTTGCGGCACACGTCCTGCGTGCCCTCGGCGTACACACCATTGCGACACCCGACCGGCCGAACGCACCGATCAGCGGCTACCGATGGACCGAGGATCTGCGTTTCACGCGTAGCCATCTGGCCCCGTGGGTCATCCGGCGACTCCGGGGCCGGTCGTCGGGCGACGATCGGGAGGCGAAGCACCCGATGTGGACGTCCGTCGAACCACGAGGCGCATCGCGGTAG
- a CDS encoding GDSL-type esterase/lipase family protein, whose product MLAAAWREHAPASPIATLVAGMVSDPVPAPTSADVERTADGLVLVVDEVRTRAPRARIVLVDYLTAISDRTVAGRDVPFPAADLTQARRIQAALREAHLVAADRSGAELLSASSLSETHALGDPAPWVFGFFTDLDRIGASFHPNAEGMAAVAEGLRELLG is encoded by the coding sequence ATGCTCGCCGCCGCGTGGCGAGAGCATGCGCCGGCATCACCGATCGCGACCTTGGTCGCCGGAATGGTCAGCGACCCCGTTCCGGCTCCGACGAGCGCAGACGTCGAGCGCACCGCCGATGGCCTCGTCCTGGTGGTCGACGAGGTGCGCACACGCGCCCCACGAGCACGGATCGTTCTCGTCGACTATCTGACCGCCATCAGTGACCGCACCGTCGCGGGACGCGACGTCCCTTTTCCCGCAGCGGATCTGACACAGGCCCGGCGCATTCAGGCAGCCTTGCGCGAAGCGCACCTGGTAGCCGCAGACCGATCTGGCGCCGAACTGCTTTCCGCGTCTTCGTTGAGCGAAACCCATGCGCTCGGCGACCCTGCGCCCTGGGTCTTCGGGTTCTTCACCGATCTCGACCGGATCGGCGCTTCCTTCCATCCCAACGCCGAGGGAATGGCGGCGGTCGCGGAGGGCCTGCGCGAGTTGCTCGGCTGA
- a CDS encoding HNH endonuclease: MGDISSAIQFTREVTVADAVTGRQVFDATKALMELRNIVDHLLAVHAAALDRLGVARQSGGKTRTLLIEMGAAPGVAARWMRIGAALESLQRLPGYAADGVFSGEHVDAIVQGLVHIASRAADGLCDEERLEHERALIAQALSGATPKEIEKIARGLGNQVAAETGGLPAGEDRRINEFAVVPTSDGRVAVKGDLDVVIGEKLTAAIDSLTQARPEPDGSPDARSPGAQRADALEQILDAATSANTPFMTAPKTHINLTIPVGTPDLASLPWLGPVSQATAKMLACDAGITEIIIDGNRAPLDMGYEQRLFTSHQRKAIIARDQCCIKCGAPASWAHVHHMVHWQDGGPTDLDNGCLLCPSCHAQVHAHGWDITLGIDRHPWLIPPSTIDPHRKPLPAHNRRTMHLDNIAA; this comes from the coding sequence ATGGGGGACATCAGCTCGGCCATCCAGTTCACGCGTGAGGTCACCGTCGCCGATGCGGTGACGGGGCGGCAGGTGTTCGACGCCACGAAGGCGTTGATGGAACTGCGCAATATCGTCGATCACCTGTTGGCGGTGCATGCCGCTGCGTTGGATCGATTGGGGGTGGCACGGCAGTCCGGCGGCAAGACGCGGACTCTGTTGATCGAGATGGGTGCCGCGCCCGGGGTCGCCGCGCGCTGGATGCGGATCGGAGCCGCGCTGGAGTCGTTGCAGCGCCTACCCGGCTACGCCGCGGATGGCGTGTTCTCTGGTGAGCATGTCGATGCGATCGTGCAGGGTCTTGTCCACATCGCCAGTCGGGCGGCCGACGGGCTCTGCGATGAAGAGCGCCTCGAGCATGAACGCGCATTGATTGCCCAAGCCCTCTCCGGAGCCACGCCGAAAGAAATCGAGAAGATCGCACGTGGGCTCGGTAACCAGGTCGCCGCCGAAACCGGCGGACTCCCCGCGGGCGAGGATCGACGGATCAACGAGTTCGCAGTTGTCCCCACCTCCGACGGGCGAGTCGCCGTGAAGGGCGATCTCGATGTCGTGATCGGTGAGAAGTTGACCGCCGCCATCGACTCACTCACCCAGGCGCGCCCCGAACCCGACGGCTCCCCCGACGCCCGCAGTCCGGGCGCGCAACGCGCCGATGCGCTCGAACAGATCCTCGACGCCGCCACGTCGGCGAACACCCCGTTCATGACCGCACCGAAGACACACATCAACCTGACCATCCCGGTCGGCACCCCCGACCTGGCGTCGCTGCCATGGCTCGGCCCGGTATCGCAGGCGACGGCAAAGATGTTGGCGTGCGATGCCGGCATCACCGAGATCATCATCGACGGCAACCGCGCACCCCTGGACATGGGCTACGAACAACGCCTGTTCACATCCCACCAACGCAAAGCCATCATCGCCCGCGACCAATGCTGCATCAAATGCGGGGCACCAGCCTCCTGGGCACACGTGCACCACATGGTCCATTGGCAGGACGGCGGCCCCACCGACCTCGACAACGGCTGCCTGCTCTGCCCGTCCTGCCACGCCCAGGTTCACGCCCACGGCTGGGACATCACCCTCGGCATCGACCGCCACCCCTGGCTCATCCCACCGAGCACCATTGACCCACACCGAAAACCATTGCCCGCCCACAACCGACGCACCATGCACCTCGACAACATCGCCGCCTGA
- a CDS encoding PH domain-containing protein, with the protein MEPTPPLLLREPVHQVDPRAVTMWRMTPLLTGIPVLAAAVVVAALADPARWAALAVAVVAVVVTAFFVMVVPGWRYRFHRWEISDDAVYTQSGWFVRSRVIIPIARIQVVDTAAGPIEQLLNLATLTVTTASSAGTIRIVGLDASAARNAAADLTARTQAHTDDAT; encoded by the coding sequence ATGGAACCGACACCGCCGTTGCTGCTTCGCGAACCCGTCCACCAGGTGGATCCACGCGCTGTCACCATGTGGCGGATGACGCCACTGCTGACGGGTATCCCGGTCCTTGCCGCGGCCGTCGTCGTCGCAGCACTCGCCGATCCGGCGCGCTGGGCAGCACTGGCCGTCGCGGTGGTCGCCGTGGTGGTCACGGCGTTCTTCGTGATGGTGGTGCCGGGATGGCGGTATCGCTTTCACCGGTGGGAGATCAGCGACGACGCCGTCTACACCCAGTCCGGCTGGTTCGTGCGCAGCCGCGTGATCATCCCGATCGCTCGCATCCAGGTTGTCGACACCGCGGCCGGGCCCATCGAACAATTGCTGAACCTGGCGACTCTCACGGTCACCACCGCGTCGTCGGCAGGAACGATCCGGATCGTCGGGCTCGATGCCTCCGCCGCGCGGAACGCCGCCGCAGATCTCACCGCTCGCACCCAGGCCCACACCGATGACGCGACCTGA
- a CDS encoding PH domain-containing protein, whose product MTRPDNPPAEIFRDDGPAVWHRLSPWMIAVRPIEQLPQLIPLVIAIIFAGRGALDISIILTLIAVPLITIVPWLMTRYQVTDEHVRVRSGLITRKVATARRDRIRSVDLTASVPHRVLGLKKVRIGTGGDKESSVVELNAIPATEADTLYRHLMATVARTARPSGLTEDGPSQRSVPPEQLSRLQLSWLRFAPFSLTGFAAAAAAGGLAAQFANEAGLFEQGATAAEDAINRIRDIPVPLVVTVSVIVVIAVGALLSFGGYVLAYWNFSLVRNHRDGTLLIRRGLLTTNASSLDENRVRGVHLHEPVLMRAVRGARLNAIATGSSKNPLLLPPAPFDEAVRVGQLVAHDGDELTSPLNRHGRGALTRRLTRGFWGGLLFAIVVVVAVIGPLTWPWLILAAVVAVASSALGVLRYRNLGVRVTPTAVVIAPPRVARHRYVVSREGVVGWASSASFFQRRRGVETTVVATAAGAEAYAAVDLDPAAAAELMTTVSPHLLAPFVVSR is encoded by the coding sequence ATGACGCGACCTGACAATCCACCCGCCGAGATCTTCCGCGACGACGGCCCGGCGGTCTGGCATCGACTGTCCCCGTGGATGATCGCGGTCAGGCCGATCGAGCAGCTGCCGCAGCTCATCCCGCTGGTCATAGCGATCATCTTCGCCGGCCGCGGCGCGCTGGACATCAGCATCATCCTCACCCTGATCGCGGTCCCGCTGATCACGATCGTGCCCTGGCTGATGACCCGCTACCAGGTGACCGACGAGCATGTGCGGGTTCGGAGCGGCCTGATCACGCGCAAGGTCGCGACTGCGCGACGAGATCGCATACGCAGCGTCGACCTCACCGCGTCGGTACCGCATCGGGTGCTGGGCCTCAAGAAGGTCCGGATCGGCACGGGGGGCGACAAGGAGTCGTCGGTGGTGGAACTCAACGCCATCCCTGCCACGGAGGCCGACACGTTGTACCGCCACCTGATGGCGACCGTGGCGCGGACCGCACGCCCGTCGGGTCTCACCGAAGACGGACCGTCACAACGGTCCGTGCCACCGGAACAACTGTCCCGACTCCAACTCTCGTGGTTGCGTTTCGCGCCGTTCTCGTTGACGGGTTTCGCCGCGGCCGCCGCCGCGGGTGGTCTGGCGGCACAGTTCGCCAACGAAGCGGGCCTGTTCGAGCAAGGTGCCACCGCCGCCGAAGACGCCATCAACCGCATCCGTGACATCCCCGTCCCTCTCGTGGTGACCGTGTCGGTGATCGTCGTGATCGCTGTGGGGGCGCTGCTGTCCTTCGGCGGCTACGTACTCGCGTACTGGAACTTCTCGCTGGTCCGAAACCACCGGGACGGGACACTCCTCATCCGCCGTGGCCTCCTCACCACCAATGCAAGCAGCCTCGACGAGAACCGTGTACGCGGCGTGCACCTGCACGAGCCGGTACTCATGCGCGCGGTCCGCGGTGCCCGGCTCAACGCGATCGCCACCGGGTCGTCCAAGAACCCATTGCTTCTGCCACCTGCGCCGTTCGACGAGGCCGTCCGGGTGGGTCAGCTCGTCGCACACGACGGCGACGAGCTCACCTCGCCCTTGAACCGGCATGGGCGCGGCGCGCTGACCCGGCGCCTGACCCGCGGATTCTGGGGTGGCCTGCTGTTCGCAATCGTCGTGGTGGTCGCGGTGATCGGACCGCTGACCTGGCCATGGCTGATTCTTGCCGCGGTCGTTGCCGTGGCGTCGTCGGCGCTCGGCGTCCTTCGGTACCGAAATCTTGGCGTCCGCGTCACCCCGACTGCGGTCGTGATCGCCCCGCCGCGTGTCGCACGGCACCGCTACGTCGTCAGCCGCGAGGGAGTTGTCGGGTGGGCGTCCTCGGCATCGTTCTTCCAGCGACGTCGAGGCGTGGAAACAACGGTCGTCGCCACCGCTGCCGGGGCCGAAGCCTATGCCGCTGTGGATCTCGACCCTGCCGCCGCAGCCGAGCTGATGACGACGGTCTCACCACACCTGTTGGCGCCCTTCGTCGTGTCCCGATGA
- a CDS encoding hydroxysqualene dehydroxylase yields MDDDHYDCSRRSVLKGAAAAAVLAGTAVALPNVKVPSAQSVPRTATRRPREVAIFGGGMSGLATAHELVERGFRVTVYEPAFLGGKARSHDVPGTARGGRLPLPGEHGFRFFPGCYQHVTESMERIPLAGGGNVKDRHLINVETAVIAFDEAGYAPTTAPASIMGFVDHASSIVELDNLRNALTTGLKFVVDVPPQELAYFVTRELIIATSCQERRLGQWEKQSWIQFVKAKGKSPAYQRYLAGALTRALVAAKSQTASARTIGQIGLALATSATGLLSQYDAGLVHGGVDRILNAPTTHAWIDPWVAHLRRLGVNFVMGEGVSDFQISRRHITGARLRSGASVSADWYVAAMPLDRLRTLLTPALLNADPSLAGVPHLEDDWMVGIQYFLSRRSDLPPSHIAALGTPWALTGLFQARPWGVDFAKTYGDGRIRDCLSIDISDWEKPGIVYGKPAKQCTKREIAREVWAQMSRAMNSGGRRILRGEEIVTWSLDPGVTWSPQIANATPLMVNTAGSYQHRPNAYTTIPNLFIGGDHVRTNIDLATMEGANESGRRAANAILAAANSPARPAPVLPLWELPMLDPIKAEDRKRYRAGLPHFLDV; encoded by the coding sequence ATGGACGACGACCACTACGACTGCTCCCGACGGTCGGTGCTGAAGGGCGCGGCCGCCGCGGCCGTGCTGGCCGGGACCGCCGTCGCGCTTCCGAACGTGAAAGTACCTTCGGCGCAGTCAGTTCCACGAACCGCGACCAGACGGCCGCGCGAGGTCGCGATCTTCGGCGGCGGAATGTCTGGGCTGGCCACCGCCCACGAACTCGTCGAACGAGGCTTTCGGGTCACCGTCTACGAGCCCGCCTTCCTCGGCGGCAAGGCGCGCAGCCACGACGTCCCGGGCACCGCTCGCGGCGGTCGCCTCCCACTCCCGGGAGAGCATGGCTTCCGGTTCTTCCCGGGGTGCTACCAACACGTCACCGAGTCGATGGAGCGCATCCCGCTCGCCGGCGGCGGCAACGTCAAGGACCGGCACCTCATCAACGTCGAGACCGCGGTCATCGCGTTCGACGAAGCCGGGTACGCACCCACCACCGCTCCGGCCTCGATCATGGGCTTCGTCGACCACGCATCCTCGATCGTCGAACTGGACAACCTCCGCAACGCGCTGACCACCGGCCTGAAGTTCGTCGTCGACGTGCCGCCGCAGGAACTCGCCTACTTCGTCACACGCGAGCTCATCATCGCGACGAGTTGCCAGGAACGACGACTCGGTCAGTGGGAGAAGCAATCCTGGATTCAGTTCGTCAAGGCGAAGGGGAAATCGCCCGCCTACCAACGCTATCTGGCCGGGGCCCTCACCCGTGCCCTCGTGGCGGCCAAATCGCAGACCGCGTCGGCGCGGACGATCGGGCAGATCGGCCTGGCGCTGGCCACCTCCGCGACCGGCCTGCTCAGCCAGTACGACGCCGGCCTCGTCCATGGGGGCGTTGATCGAATCCTCAACGCCCCCACCACCCATGCGTGGATCGACCCCTGGGTCGCGCACCTCCGACGACTCGGGGTGAATTTCGTGATGGGCGAGGGCGTTTCCGACTTCCAGATCTCCCGTAGGCACATCACGGGTGCGCGCCTGCGGTCCGGTGCCTCGGTCTCCGCCGACTGGTACGTCGCCGCGATGCCGCTCGACCGCCTCCGGACGCTGCTCACGCCGGCGCTGCTGAATGCCGACCCCTCCCTCGCCGGAGTCCCCCACCTCGAGGACGACTGGATGGTCGGCATACAGTACTTTCTCTCCCGGCGCTCGGACCTGCCGCCCAGCCACATCGCCGCGCTCGGCACCCCATGGGCCCTGACCGGGCTGTTCCAGGCACGCCCCTGGGGGGTCGACTTCGCCAAGACCTACGGGGACGGGCGGATCCGCGACTGTCTCTCCATCGACATCTCCGACTGGGAGAAGCCGGGAATCGTGTACGGCAAACCCGCCAAGCAGTGCACGAAACGCGAGATCGCCCGCGAGGTGTGGGCGCAGATGAGCCGGGCGATGAACTCCGGCGGCAGACGAATCCTCCGCGGCGAGGAGATCGTCACCTGGTCGCTCGATCCCGGTGTCACGTGGTCGCCCCAGATCGCCAACGCGACACCCTTGATGGTCAACACCGCCGGGTCCTATCAACACCGGCCCAACGCGTACACGACGATCCCGAACCTCTTCATCGGTGGCGATCATGTCCGCACCAACATCGACCTCGCCACGATGGAAGGCGCCAACGAGTCGGGCCGCCGGGCCGCCAACGCCATCCTGGCAGCGGCGAACAGTCCGGCTCGGCCCGCGCCGGTCCTCCCCCTGTGGGAGCTGCCGATGCTCGACCCGATCAAGGCCGAGGACCGCAAACGGTATCGAGCTGGCCTACCCCACTTCCTCGACGTCTGA
- a CDS encoding TetR/AcrR family transcriptional regulator — MDRSEFDATPQGAGPATPGTGTQQRGDRTRTRILDAAIRVLVDRGYAGASTLAIQAEAGVSRGRLLHHYPSRDKLLMAAVDHLARTRIEAMPAQVDWPQDPVQRIGPAIDLGWTTFHQPYFVASMELWTAARTNVVLRDALLPTERRLGPTVRQAVAGFLGPELTSRPRYPELYPLLLSSMRGVAATYLIDRRDPTTDPHLDLWKAMTATYLL, encoded by the coding sequence GTGGACCGATCGGAGTTCGACGCGACACCGCAGGGTGCGGGACCAGCGACACCGGGAACGGGCACACAGCAGCGCGGCGACCGCACGCGCACCCGCATTCTCGATGCCGCGATCCGAGTTCTCGTCGACCGCGGATACGCCGGGGCGAGCACGCTGGCGATCCAGGCGGAGGCCGGAGTGAGCCGCGGCCGCCTCCTTCATCACTACCCGTCGCGTGACAAACTGCTGATGGCTGCGGTCGACCATCTGGCCCGAACACGCATCGAGGCGATGCCCGCGCAGGTCGACTGGCCGCAGGATCCGGTCCAGCGGATCGGTCCGGCGATCGACCTGGGTTGGACCACATTTCACCAGCCGTACTTCGTCGCCTCGATGGAACTGTGGACCGCGGCCCGCACCAACGTGGTGCTGCGCGATGCGCTGTTGCCCACCGAACGCCGGCTCGGCCCCACCGTCCGGCAGGCCGTCGCAGGGTTTCTCGGACCCGAATTGACCTCGCGCCCACGATATCCCGAGTTGTACCCACTCTTGCTCTCCAGCATGCGTGGGGTTGCCGCGACTTACCTGATCGATCGGCGCGATCCGACCACCGATCCACACCTGGACCTGTGGAAGGCGATGACAGCCACTTACCTGCTGTGA
- a CDS encoding NUDIX domain-containing protein produces the protein MAKESRRRSAGLLLYRGAGPSLEVLIAHPGGPLWAKKDNGAWSLPKGLYEPDESPLDAARREFAEEIGTPAPDGPVLDLGDVTLASGKVVTGFAVEGDLDTTTVVSNTFEMQWPPRSGHIQSFPEIDRAEWVTPDTARSKLNPAQAEFVDRLRDHLEVRGA, from the coding sequence ATGGCGAAGGAGTCGAGACGACGGAGTGCGGGATTGCTGCTGTATCGGGGAGCCGGGCCCTCGCTCGAGGTGCTGATCGCCCATCCGGGTGGTCCTCTGTGGGCGAAGAAGGACAACGGCGCCTGGTCACTTCCGAAGGGACTCTACGAACCGGACGAGTCACCTCTCGACGCGGCACGACGCGAGTTCGCCGAGGAGATCGGCACACCGGCACCCGACGGACCGGTCCTCGACCTCGGAGACGTCACGCTGGCGAGCGGGAAGGTGGTGACCGGGTTCGCCGTCGAGGGTGACCTGGACACGACCACGGTCGTGAGCAACACCTTCGAGATGCAGTGGCCGCCGCGGTCGGGGCATATCCAGAGTTTCCCGGAGATCGACCGCGCCGAGTGGGTCACCCCCGACACCGCCCGGAGCAAGCTCAATCCGGCCCAAGCCGAGTTCGTCGACCGACTGCGGGACCATCTCGAGGTGCGGGGCGCCTGA
- a CDS encoding cupin domain-containing protein translates to MTTTHQKTEHRDFADADEVRTFEHGAMEVLTVGGDDIGRMTLQPGWRWSNDVKPIAGTDLCEAPHFQYHVSGTLHIVMADGTEFDATAGQLTSLPSGHDAWVVGDEPAVIVDFYGASNWAKG, encoded by the coding sequence ATGACCACGACACATCAGAAGACCGAACACCGGGACTTCGCCGACGCCGACGAGGTCCGCACATTCGAGCACGGAGCCATGGAAGTGCTCACGGTCGGTGGAGACGACATCGGCCGAATGACGCTGCAGCCCGGCTGGCGCTGGTCGAACGACGTCAAACCGATTGCCGGGACCGACCTCTGCGAGGCACCGCACTTCCAATATCACGTGTCGGGCACCCTCCACATCGTGATGGCCGACGGCACCGAGTTCGACGCGACGGCCGGCCAGCTCACCTCGCTGCCGTCCGGACACGACGCCTGGGTGGTCGGTGACGAACCTGCTGTCATCGTCGACTTCTACGGCGCCAGCAACTGGGCGAAAGGGTGA